The segment GGGGTGTTTTTGGATCAAGTTCAGGCGATTGAAGCCCGTTGCGGCGTTCGAGTACTCTTCCACGGGCGAAAACGCTGCTAGTCCTGAGGATTATCCAATGGTATTGGTGCAGATTCCCATGTGCAACGAGAGGGAGGTAAGAAGATGTAGGTGTTCCTTCACCCCTCTTTAACTCCATTTTCTATGTTATTGTTGCATGTGTTGTTCGTATTTGACAATGTAGATTGTAGATTTGTGATAGTTCATGGCTGTTGTTaagaaatttagttttttaggAGTGATTTTATGAATCATTTAATTAGTGCTGAGCAGTTTTTGAATGATACTTCCGTTATTTCCTCTCAAATTTAGAATAGTTACGTCTGTCCACAAGGTTCTTAAATATACTATTTAACAATGAGGACGTTCAAAAGTGGTACTCATTACTCTGTGTCCTCCACTCTTAacgtccaccgctagtagatattgtcctttttagactttcccttccgggtttccactcaaggttttaaaatgcgtctattagtgaaagatttccacacccttataaataatgttttgttctccttcctaaccgatgtgggatctcacaatccacctcccttagggtcccagcgtcctcgttggcactcgttctcttctccaatcgatgtggaaccccccaatccaccccccttcagggcctaacgtccttgttggcacacccctcatgtccacccgatgtgagatctcacgatTCACCTCCTTTCAGGTCCcaatgtccttgctgacactcgtttccttctccaatcgatgtgtaacctcccaatccaccccccttcagggcccaacgtgctggcacaccacctcgtgtccacccccctttggggctcaacctcctcactggcacattgcctggtgtctggctctgataccatttgtaacggcctaaacccactgctagcaaatattatcctctttgggttttccttctTGGCtccccctcaaagttttaatacGCGTCtcctaggaagaggtttccacaaccttataaacaatgtttcgttctcttccccaattgatgtgggatctcacatggaCAGCTGGGTGAGTAACTAGTTGTCGTCACGTTTAACGAATTTTGAGCTGTATTTTATAGAAGGGGTTTTCACGATGTTTCTTAAAAGGCCAATGAGATACAGAattcctttgtttttgttatttccattGGCATTCTAATCTGTAAGTTTTGTTGCTTTGATATCTGTTTCATACTTACGCTGACTGGTGGATGGGACAGGTTTATCAACAATCTATTGCAGCTGTTTGTATCCAGGACTGGCCAAAGGATAAAATGCTCATACAGGTTTTAGATGATTCTGATGAGCTAGATGTTCAACAACTTATCAAGGCTGAAGTACAAAAATGGCAACAGAGAGGTGTCCGGATATTGTATAGACACCGCCTCATACGTACGGGCTACAAGGCAGGGAATCTCAAATCTGCCATGGGGTGCGATTACGTTAAAGATTACGAGTTCGTGGCCATCTTTGATGCAGATTTTCAGCCTGGACCAGactttttaaagaaaactaTTCCACATTTTAAGGTAATTGAATTGATTATCCTTCTAAGCTGCAAGATGGGTATTGAGAGATgcaatagcccaagcccaccgctagccgatattgtccttttcgAGTTTTCCCATTCgtacttccccaaaaggtttataaaacgcgtctacttgggagagatttccacaccataaaaatgtttcgtCAAGTGTCTAGCTCCGATAcgatttgtaatagtccaagcccaccactagcagatattgttctctttgggctttccctttcgaacttccactcaaggtttttaaaacgcttctgctagggagaggtttccacacccttataaagaatgtttcgttctcctccccaaccaatgtgagatcccacattccttataaggatgtagaaacatctctccttaatagacgcatattaaaaccgtgagattgaCGGCAATaggtaacgggccaaagcggacaacatctactagtggtgggtttgggctgttacaagaGAATTCTCGGAAttgttaataaatttctacatCTCATATGCGTTAagctattatatatatatacaatatttttcataagtTTAGGAGAGGCCTCTGATACAACAATAAAGCATCTACATTTTCTCCATTAGGGGAATGATGAACTTGCATTGGTCCAAACAAGGTGGTCGTTCGTGAACAAGGACGAAAACTTGCTCACGAGATTGCAGAACATAAATCTATCCTTCCATTTCGAGGTCGAGCAGCAAGTTAATGGCAtgttcatcaatttctttggTTTCAATGGAACTGCTGGAGTCTGGAGAATTAAAGCTCTGGAAGAATGCGGGGGCTGGTTAGAAAGAACAACGGTCGAGGACATGGATATTGCAGTCCGTGCTCATCTTTGTGGCTGGAAATTCATATATCTAAATGATGTGAAGGTGTGCGATTTCTTTTATGCATTCGAACTTCATCGCAAAGTTTTCGGTGACGATATTTTCTAACCGTTAAAATTTTCAGTGCCTTTGTGAACTTCCAGAATCATACGAAGCGTACAAGAAACAACAGCACCGGTGGCATTCGGGCCCGATGCAGCTATTTCGTTTGTGCTTCTTTGATGTACTGAAATCAAAGGTATGGAACTTAAAATGCTTAGTTTGATGCTTGCTACTTGCTAACACTGGTTTTTATGTTCCAGGTGAGCTGGAAGAAGAAAGCTAATTTGATCtttctgttcttcctcttgCGAAAGCTCATCCTTCCCTTCTATTCCTTTACCTTATTCTGCATAATTCTCCCCCTTTCCATGTTCCTTCCAGAAGCTCATCTTCCAGCTTGGGTTGTTTGCTATGTGCCCGGAATCATGTCCATCTTAAATATTCTTCCTGCACCGCGTTCGTTTCCGTTCTTAGTCCCCTATCTTCTATTCGAAAACACTATGTCCGTTACCAAATTCAATGCCATGATATCGGGGTTGTTCCGCTTTGGAAGTTCGTATGAATGGATAGTAACAAAGAAACTAGGAAGATCATCTGAAAACAATCTTGTTGCTTTGGAAAAAGAACTAGAACCTCTAGTTGAGGGTACGAGTCTTCATCGATCTTCCTCGGAATCAGGTCTGCAGGAATTGACCAAGCTCGAGATATCGAAAAAAGTAGGGAAAAACAAACGAAATCGTCTGTACAGGAAGGAATTGGCTCTTGCAGTCATTTTGTTGACTGCCTCAGTGAGAAGTCTGCTGTCTGCTCAAGGAATTCACTTCTACTTCCTATTGTTTCAGGGTATCTCTTTTCTGGTAGTGGGTCTTGATTTAATTGGAGAGCAGGTCagttaaattttgttgttaaGATTTTGGAGTTAGTTCATGCAGATAGGTTACTTACAGGTCATCTGTGACCTACGCAGAACCATAGTAGTTCAGTTAGTGTTCTTAAGCTCATTTGCTCTCGATTGACACTGTTGATCACTTCTTGCTCGTGTATTTGAGATCAGCGTCGTAGTCTTGATCGATTCAAGTCGAGCAAATGATGTGAAATGGTTAAGTTATAGAGGGGAAAAAGAGGAGCATGAAACTGTGGGGAAAGATTGTGATAAAATAGAACATTGTATACATGCAAGTGTCAAGAACAGGATGTTCCGAGGTTAGAGGAacctttattctttatttatgtcGAACTCATGATTTCTGTACCATGAACTTATAATTTCATTGTATGTGTTGAAATTCATTGATGTTGTGAaacttgagttcttttttaGTCATAACCAAGTTTGTTGTTTCCCCAAACTTATTATTGGTTGTGCATTTTATTAGGCggagaaaacaagaaaaccatCTTTGTCTCCGTCCCCGAGTCGGAGAATATAATCTCCGTCTCTACCCCATTTAGAGAACTGGAAAAAATCTCTTCCTACTCTCTTTATTCTTCATATCTCGAGTTTTCGCATGGTTTCAAATCTGCAAGTAAGTAAACTAGACATCTCTGCATCTGTTTTTGGAACATGTTTTGGAACATGTTTGAATGCTTTGGCTGACTACCATTTGCAAATGCTGTAATGGAAATGGCATTAAAAAATGAGTCTTACAAGAGAGATTGAGTTGGACAACttcattataataaaaatggttaaaatctCACTCTGAAACCACAAGGAACCATCATCCCACTGTTTTTAGTTCAAAACTCTAAAACTTCAAACCTCATGTTAAAACTACTGTGAGTTAAGTGGATAACCACTCGACTTTCCTTCGAACCAAACCGAACCAAACCGAACCAAATATCGAACTCACAGGCTGACCACTGGCCGTTGCCTCGTGTATGAAATGCAGGCACTGCTTCTTCTGGTTCCTCCTTGGATTAGACTGATTCTAATTCTTCATCTTGGCAAACATGTTGCCGTAGAACTTGGCATCCTTTTTGTTGTATTCCTTCACCTTCTCCTTCAGTGTTTTGTACTCCAATTTCACATCCCTGATGGCATCACCATGAATGACTTGACAAGAATCTACAAGCAACAGAGTGTTCAAGCATTGCAGAGAAGGAGGACGGGTACATACCTGTTGTTCGGATCGATATCGAGAGCTTTCTTGATGTCAAATTCAGCCAAATCGAAATCCGTTAGTTCGATATACGCTTGAGCCCTTCTGTAGAGAGCCTTAACATTTGAACTCTCAAGTTCCAGCACCTGCAGCCATTTGAGAGAAGGTTACTTACACCAATAGTTTCTTCAAGAATTTGTTTAGAAGAAATGCCTTGGATCACCTTGGTACACAATTTCTCTGCCTCGTTGTATTGCTTTAGCTTCAATTTACAAGCTGCATTGTTCAAATTGCATGCAACTTTCAACGCCTTCGCCTGCTTTTTCTCGTCTTCACTAAATGAAGAATCGTATTCAATGAACTTCACCGCCTGCCCGAAAGAACAACGCGGTAAACAAGTCGACATGAGTCTATATTCCATTCATAAACTCACATTGCAAGTAGAATAGTTACTCACCTTCTCATATCTCTTTGAAGCTCTAGCAAATTTTCCAGACTTGAACAACAcatttccttcttccttctttttacCAGCAGCTTCAACCTTTTCCTGGTTATTCATATCCCATGATTCCTTCTCCTGACGAAACAAGTATAATTATGAGATCGTTATATGACATGAAAAACGGATGTCAAAGCTGAGTACCCGCGTTTGCACAACGATGTACAAACCTTGTCAAAAGCCACCAGCTCGACCTCATAATACACAGTTGAGTTTGGAGGAACTACAGCTAGTTCCTGTTGTGACTCGGACGATCCAAAAGCGTACTCTTGTGCTATTGTCACCAGGGCTATCTCTCCTTTCTTCATTGTCGCCACGGCTTTGTCGAGGCCATCGATCACTTGTTCTAAATTACACAGAGGTAAACATGTCCGTTCAGTGAGAAGGCATCAAATAAAACAGAGTATATATCATTGCATACACATACCCTCGTCGGTTTTAAACTCGAATGGCTCTTCGCCATCATCATATCCCTTCCTCAAGAATACCTTGCCATCTCCCAACTTCCCAGTCAATTTTACTGCAATTCAGTTCTTGAGTTAGCATTCGGAGCATACATATCAACTCGGGTTTACTAGAAACTAACCTTTCACAATGGCTCCATCATTTGGCTTCTCATacccttctccttcttttagaattttcttgaTAACCTTTTTGTCAGGGGTAACTTCTGAAACAGTCTTCCAAGATACCAACTCTAAAGTAATATCGAGCGATGCATTCGGTGGAACTGCACGTTCGTTACTCGAGGCTGGTTTACCTTTCTCCCCAAACCCATCtataacaacaaaaagaagaatgtAAGAGAAAGTTTTAAATGAATCTCGACTTGGGGAGCAGCATCTGTTGAGGACTTACATTGTGGCTTCACAGTAAGGAGCGCCTTTTCGCCTATCTTCATGGTTTTTACAGCCCTCGCAACGGCAGGACAAAAGTAACCTGTTTTGAGGTACACTTTACTTGAGATTCACTGACAAGAACATCTTTGTCCTAATCAAAGTCAACATATTTACTCAATCAAAGTCAAAGGAGCAGAATTACCATCCCCAACGGTGAATTCCACTCCATCAGCTTTGGCAACAAGCGTTCCATCTTCTAGCTTAGCTTCAAAATTAACTGCAGTAACATGACATGAAAAGAACCGCTATAAGACAAGAACAATTGCATGATAAATGACATGCACagaaaaaattaacatatGTGCCCACCTAGCACTTCATCAAGGTCCTTCGGATTATCCCATTTGTCCCCTTCAGTTAGGATCTTCTTGAATATTCCTCCGTCCTTACATATGTCCTTAACGCTTGACCAAGATAGTAACTCGACGTCGAACTGCAATGTCGCACTAGGAGGGATGGTCGGTGGGGAACCAGATTCACCATATGCCAGCTCTGGAGGAATGGTGAAAAGAGctttttcacttttcttcattgttttaaTACCCAGATCCCAACCTTTGATCACTTGTCCTGCACcacagagaaaagaaaaggttaagATGACATGAATGAGCATTCAAGAACGAAAGCGCTTGAGCCAGAAACCAAGAGAACTACTGTAAGAGCCGAAGTCTCCAagttttttgggctttccctttcgggcttcccctcaaggtttttataacgcgtctgctaggaagacgttttcacacccttataaagaaggcTTCGATATcttccccaactgatgtgagatctcacaatccacccctttcggcgcccagcgtcctcacttgcacttgttcccttctccaatcaatgtagaACCACCAAACCCCCTTCCggacccaacatccttgctggcacaccgtctcatgtccacccccttcgggactcaacctcctcgctggcacatcgcccggtgtctggctctgataccatttgtaacagcccaccgctagcaaacattgtcttctttgggctttccctcaagatttttaaaacgcgtctactaaagagaggtttccacaccgttataaagaatatttcgttctcctccccaaccgatgtaggatctcacaactaCCAAAATCAGGCATGCTAGTAGTAAATGCCCCTCAAAGAAAACAGATTCCCATCCTAATGGGCAACATCATTGAGTACTCATTATTGAATACATTGCATCTCAAAGCACAGATTAGCAAGAAAGAACCAGGAAGAGCAGCAGAAGTTCCTCTATATAGCAATAAGCATCCCCACAAGAtacaaattttgagaaaacgGATGCATTGACACAGCGTTGTTTATAAACCATTCTACGGCATCTAAAATTTCCTCTCACAGAAATAAACTACATTAAACCACACAGGAAAATAAGCAACATACAATCAGCCAGAAGCAATGTACTTGAATTCccattaaaattggccaaatgccaacaaataaaagaaacattgAACCAATAAACTTCGCCTAACCTTGACCAAGAGTGAACTTGAACGGGGTACCACGATCGCGGCTCGAATCAAACTGAGTCCCATCCAGCAAAGTCCCAGTATAGTGAACTACATTAAGAACAGAAAGAACAACAACCCAAAAACTCAGAATCGAAAAATAGAAAGATCAGTAGCAGGTTATAGTGGGTGACGTACCTTCAACCTCGTCGCCATTTTCAGGAGTGACCCATCCTTCACCTTCCTTCAaaagcttcttcttcaacccTTGATTTCCAATttccttctcctccccaaccttAAGCGCAGCGGGTTCATCGGGAAGATCGAAGTCGTCGTTCATGTCAGGCGCAGCAGGGATATCAAAATCCTCATCCATGTGGGGTAAAATGAGAACAGAGAACCAACGAAAAGATCAAAGGATTCGAAATAAGGAGCAAACGTAGGTCTGAGCTCAGATGAGTGAGATAACGGAAGTAGGAGGCTGGAGAATGAGGGGttataggaaagaaaaagtgggGTTCTAGAAAGTTCTACAAAGACAGGAAACGAGGGTTTTTAGAGAGTTTCAAGATTGAATGAACTGTGATTATTATTCAAAAGGAAGCTCCACGAATGGTGAGGATGGTTCTAGACNAGAactgaatattgttttttttctctctctactaatatatttttttctcatttttttgtaacatttttgttttctttttcttttaattgaatcttttaagtttaattattGACTTTCTTTTGACTTTAAAACTGgtctattttataattaaattctatttttgttgcacttttgtatcattttttttttcttgaatattttatgttaaattataaacataaTCTCCCATATATctataaaacttaaaaatatataaaaatttataacaaaaattatgttgatttctgattattattattaataaatgatgTTTCTCAATCTAGTTGGTTTAATCATCCATCAATCTAGTTGGTTTAATCATCCATCAATCTAGTTGGTTTAATCATCCATCAAGTTTCCGGAGTAGCTCGGATAGCTCTGATATACGAGAATATTAAGATcaataaatgtcaaattaatgacctaagaacttcaagattgttttaaagataattttaaacttaaacggacgaaatttaaaactacatgaacttcaaaaatgaaagtaaAGAATGGCAgcattttaaacttaaaatgatTCATTCTAATCATAGAACATAGATAAGAGTTCAATGTTTATAAAGGCATCTAAAtcaataaaacataaactagCATCAAAGAAGTCTAAACTAGAGGGTATCTCATGGAGCAAATCCTCCGTCCTCTAGAAAAGTACCTAAAGTTGAGATCTGGGGTTATACCAGGAAGAACAAGGAAAAAGGTGGAGAAGAACAAGCAAGATGGAAGATATCAAACTTGGAGAAACCGAAGGGGCTCGCTagctagtggtagaatagttgCTTTGACTTATAGTTCACTGTCATCATCATCTGAGTTTCCACCACTTGATGGTTTCCCATTAACAGCCACAAGCTCAGTGTCAAATATAAGTGTTGCACCACCTGTAAGTAAATTCAGGTCATTCAAGAGACGAAAAAGATTCTAATGACATCCTCGACCTTGTGTCAGAGCAGGGCATATGCCTAAACCAGTTAAACATTTCTAGTGGAACCTTTAACTCGATGACAAATGTCGAGGATTGAATGGACGTGTTTATAAAACCCGATGGACTAAAACAAAGCATACATAGGGACCAAGTGAAAATGACATAATATAAGGATCAGATTTGAAACTTGAGCAATATTTCTATACAAACAGAAGAAACCCATTAACTTCTATCTTCTTAAATAGGCTTATATTGAATGAAATACCTGGTATGGTTGGTGGAGAGCCCTGCGGTCCATACCCCAACTTTGCAGGAATTTTGAGTTTCCGTTTC is part of the Cucurbita pepo subsp. pepo cultivar mu-cu-16 chromosome LG12, ASM280686v2, whole genome shotgun sequence genome and harbors:
- the LOC111807287 gene encoding probable xyloglucan glycosyltransferase 6 → MSRTPNYEFQEWWNKQRDRNHDELLLEKSDNLSTSPAFLSVEIRSSGSPGDRMADKDRARTRSARQISWVWLLKFQQIAGSLASITNGIVYLVRTANRRISSPDSPADSATSRLYRIIKVFLIVVLLLLVFELVAYFNGWHFSPPSVSSASAEVLGFIGFLYANWLQIRGNYLSPSLQCLINLCIVLFLIQSVDRLLLMLGCFWIKFRRLKPVAAFEYSSTGENAASPEDYPMVLVQIPMCNEREVYQQSIAAVCIQDWPKDKMLIQVLDDSDELDVQQLIKAEVQKWQQRGVRILYRHRLIRTGYKAGNLKSAMGCDYVKDYEFVAIFDADFQPGPDFLKKTIPHFKGNDELALVQTRWSFVNKDENLLTRLQNINLSFHFEVEQQVNGMFINFFGFNGTAGVWRIKALEECGGWLERTTVEDMDIAVRAHLCGWKFIYLNDVKCLCELPESYEAYKKQQHRWHSGPMQLFRLCFFDVLKSKVSWKKKANLIFLFFLLRKLILPFYSFTLFCIILPLSMFLPEAHLPAWVVCYVPGIMSILNILPAPRSFPFLVPYLLFENTMSVTKFNAMISGLFRFGSSYEWIVTKKLGRSSENNLVALEKELEPLVEGTSLHRSSSESGLQELTKLEISKKVGKNKRNRLYRKELALAVILLTASVRSLLSAQGIHFYFLLFQGISFLVVGLDLIGEQVS
- the LOC111807206 gene encoding peptidyl-prolyl cis-trans isomerase FKBP62-like — encoded protein: MDEDFDIPAAPDMNDDFDLPDEPAALKVGEEKEIGNQGLKKKLLKEGEGWVTPENGDEVEVHYTGTLLDGTQFDSSRDRGTPFKFTLGQGQVIKGWDLGIKTMKKSEKALFTIPPELAYGESGSPPTIPPSATLQFDVELLSWSSVKDICKDGGIFKKILTEGDKWDNPKDLDEVLVNFEAKLEDGTLVAKADGVEFTVGDGYFCPAVARAVKTMKIGEKALLTVKPQYGFGEKGKPASSNERAVPPNASLDITLELVSWKTVSEVTPDKKVIKKILKEGEGYEKPNDGAIVKVKLTGKLGDGKVFLRKGYDDGEEPFEFKTDEEQVIDGLDKAVATMKKGEIALVTIAQEYAFGSSESQQELAVVPPNSTVYYEVELVAFDKEKESWDMNNQEKVEAAGKKKEEGNVLFKSGKFARASKRYEKAVKFIEYDSSFSEDEKKQAKALKVACNLNNAACKLKLKQYNEAEKLCTKVLELESSNVKALYRRAQAYIELTDFDLAEFDIKKALDIDPNNRDVKLEYKTLKEKVKEYNKKDAKFYGNMFAKMKN